The following are from one region of the Candidatus Shapirobacteria bacterium genome:
- a CDS encoding DUF2304 domain-containing protein encodes MNIIGVQLVLLGFAFFMMYVLLLHWKKRNISNRMFGSWALIWLMFSFFALFPQLLEPLIRELFIVRVMDLAVIVAFMILAYLTFENNVKMKKYEEQLEKLVRKLAIGRKRF; translated from the coding sequence ATGAATATAATCGGTGTTCAATTAGTTTTGCTTGGTTTTGCTTTTTTTATGATGTATGTGCTGTTGCTGCATTGGAAAAAGAGAAATATTTCAAACCGGATGTTTGGTTCCTGGGCACTGATTTGGCTTATGTTTTCTTTTTTTGCATTGTTTCCACAGCTTTTAGAACCGTTGATAAGAGAACTTTTTATAGTGAGGGTAATGGATTTGGCGGTAATTGTGGCGTTTATGATTTTGGCATATTTAACTTTTGAAAATAATGTAAAAATGAAAAAATATGAGGAGCAGTTGGAGAAATTAGTGAGAAAGTTAGCAATAGGTCGGAAAAGGTTCTAG
- a CDS encoding glycosyltransferase family 2 protein: MKIAIIVPVYNEGQRAVNTIKEILKLSEQNLVVVDDGSVDNSWSLLKKNYSNKKRVTLLRHVINLGKGAAMKTGAEKAWQLGAEAIIYIDADGQHNPAHLSDFEKSLRANELVFGYRSFNSKMPFIRKYGNIIALKLVEFLFNIKRKDLLCGFLGMKKEVYEKILWQSPRYGIETEMATRVGKNKIPFSEINVDTIYIDKYKGVTILDALKILFNIPFWYVRK, from the coding sequence ATGAAAATAGCGATAATTGTTCCGGTTTATAATGAGGGGCAGAGGGCGGTTAACACAATCAAAGAAATTCTGAAATTATCAGAGCAAAATTTGGTAGTGGTAGACGATGGATCCGTTGATAATTCATGGAGTTTGTTGAAAAAAAATTATTCTAATAAAAAGAGGGTCACACTACTTCGTCATGTGATTAATTTGGGGAAAGGGGCGGCGATGAAAACCGGAGCGGAGAAAGCCTGGCAATTGGGGGCAGAAGCAATAATCTATATTGACGCCGATGGTCAACACAATCCAGCGCATCTGTCGGATTTTGAAAAATCGTTGCGGGCAAACGAGTTGGTTTTTGGTTATCGTAGTTTTAACAGCAAGATGCCCTTTATCAGAAAATACGGAAATATTATAGCTTTAAAGTTGGTCGAGTTTTTGTTTAATATCAAAAGAAAAGATTTATTGTGTGGGTTTTTAGGAATGAAAAAAGAGGTTTATGAAAAGATTTTGTGGCAGTCACCCCGATACGGGATAGAGACGGAAATGGCGACTCGGGTGGGAAAAAATAAGATACCATTTTCTGAAATAAATGTTGATACAATCTACATTGATAAATACAAAGGGGTTACGATTCTAGATGCGTTAAAAATTCTTTTTAATATCCCCTTTTGGTATGTGAGAAAGTAG
- a CDS encoding FAD-dependent oxidoreductase, producing MAESYDVLILGAGVAGLSCADEILRDLPKTKLLVLEKNKYVGGLAATIREGGYNYDLAPHRWYTKNEELNKWLTELIGKEMITVKKLTPMYQFGKFFEYPIRISDVVKNISPTKTFYMFLTYLWEKIRSVFYKRKIITMKDAYVSRFGWGLYKWFNREYNDKLWGENGCETMSADFVNQRVKNLSMVTALTNALGFNRNKVISLVPEFKYPKMGAGRISEKLAERIRVRRGKISLGEDFLKIKKQGDKYVIKTSRGQYLAKHVISSIPLDKFMANFTDIGAGKLRYIDQKIVVLFAKGKRLTNFTWVYVHPKNIKTFRFMETNNWSPAMSPPGKTSLVFEYPYQKGDEIEKMSDNELVETTISDFLKYFAPKGVKMSDILGSKVYWIPGAYPKYDLSYVKPLEDIYGYAKKHLKNVQLVGRNGMFHYNNLDHSIYTGILAAKNFVAGKNIYDLNLVNNEAEYLEEIRK from the coding sequence ATGGCCGAAAGTTATGATGTTTTAATTCTTGGAGCCGGAGTGGCCGGACTGTCGTGCGCCGACGAAATTTTGAGAGACTTGCCAAAAACAAAATTGTTGGTGTTGGAAAAAAATAAGTATGTTGGTGGATTGGCAGCAACTATCAGGGAAGGTGGCTATAACTATGATTTGGCACCACACCGCTGGTATACAAAAAATGAAGAGCTAAACAAATGGTTAACTGAGTTAATTGGCAAAGAAATGATTACGGTAAAAAAGCTTACTCCGATGTATCAATTCGGTAAATTTTTTGAATATCCTATCAGGATTTCCGATGTGGTCAAAAATATCAGTCCGACAAAAACTTTCTATATGTTTTTAACATATTTATGGGAAAAAATAAGGTCCGTGTTTTATAAAAGAAAAATTATTACTATGAAAGATGCTTATGTATCGAGATTTGGATGGGGGTTGTACAAGTGGTTTAACCGGGAATACAACGACAAGCTTTGGGGGGAAAATGGTTGCGAGACAATGTCGGCTGATTTTGTAAATCAAAGGGTGAAAAATTTGTCAATGGTGACGGCTCTGACGAATGCTTTGGGTTTTAATCGCAACAAGGTTATCTCCTTGGTACCGGAATTTAAATATCCAAAAATGGGAGCAGGTCGGATAAGTGAAAAATTGGCGGAAAGAATCAGGGTTCGAAGGGGCAAGATAAGTTTAGGCGAGGACTTTTTAAAAATAAAAAAACAGGGAGACAAATATGTAATCAAAACCTCCAGAGGGCAATATTTGGCAAAACATGTTATATCTTCCATTCCGCTTGATAAATTTATGGCAAACTTTACTGATATCGGAGCCGGCAAGTTACGGTATATTGACCAAAAAATAGTGGTACTTTTTGCAAAAGGCAAGCGTTTGACCAATTTTACCTGGGTTTATGTCCATCCAAAAAATATAAAAACCTTCCGTTTTATGGAAACCAATAACTGGTCCCCTGCTATGTCTCCGCCGGGCAAAACAAGTTTAGTTTTTGAATATCCGTACCAAAAGGGTGATGAAATTGAAAAAATGTCTGATAATGAACTGGTCGAGACAACCATATCCGATTTTCTAAAATACTTTGCTCCGAAGGGGGTAAAAATGAGTGACATTTTGGGTAGCAAGGTATATTGGATACCCGGGGCTTATCCGAAGTATGATTTGAGTTATGTAAAACCCTTAGAGGATATTTATGGGTATGCAAAAAAGCATCTGAAGAATGTCCAGCTAGTAGGCAGAAACGGGATGTTTCATTATAATAATTTGGATCACTCGATCTATACGGGAATTTTGGCGGCCAAAAATTTCGTTGCCGGGAAAAATATTTATGATTTGAATTTGGTAAATAACGAAGCCGAGTATCTGGAGGAGATCAGAAAGTAA
- the galE gene encoding UDP-glucose 4-epimerase GalE, whose product MILVTGGAGYIGSHAVKLLLENGYEVGIVDNLFRGYMQPVEILQEKYGQHKLCFYKADLRDYPAIEKILLETKPEGILHFGALCLVNESMEKPELYFENNVGGSLSLLKAMVATGVKNIVFSSTCAVCGESKYLPMDEKHPTSPANPYGESKLLVEKMLRWFGEIHGLNYVIFRYFNVSGTAEDGLIGDSKKPSQLLIQNVVRGALGIEPFKLTCPKVNTRDGTPIRDYINVIDLVEAHLAALKYLQEGKESTTINLGTGSGNSVLEIVNQVQELTGIKFPVGSGETRKGEYAEVYADISRATELLGWVPKRTVKDSVESLIKWYKGHPKGWDR is encoded by the coding sequence ATGATTTTAGTAACAGGAGGAGCCGGTTATATCGGGTCACATGCGGTAAAGTTGTTGTTGGAAAACGGATATGAAGTGGGGATTGTGGATAATTTATTCAGGGGATATATGCAGCCAGTAGAAATACTTCAGGAAAAATACGGACAACATAAACTGTGTTTTTATAAAGCAGATTTAAGAGATTATCCGGCCATAGAAAAAATTCTTCTGGAAACAAAACCCGAAGGGATACTCCACTTCGGAGCGTTGTGTTTGGTGAATGAGTCAATGGAGAAACCGGAGCTGTATTTTGAAAATAATGTTGGCGGAAGTTTGAGCTTGCTAAAAGCAATGGTAGCTACCGGAGTAAAAAATATAGTATTTTCTTCAACTTGTGCCGTATGCGGAGAAAGCAAATATTTACCAATGGACGAAAAGCATCCGACCTCTCCGGCCAATCCCTATGGTGAGTCAAAGTTGTTAGTGGAAAAAATGCTGCGGTGGTTTGGAGAAATCCATGGATTGAATTATGTGATCTTTCGATATTTTAATGTTTCGGGAACAGCTGAAGACGGATTGATCGGAGATAGTAAAAAACCATCACAGTTGTTGATCCAAAATGTGGTACGGGGTGCTTTGGGGATAGAACCTTTTAAGCTTACTTGCCCAAAAGTTAATACCAGAGATGGGACACCGATTAGAGATTATATTAACGTAATCGATTTGGTCGAGGCGCACTTGGCGGCATTGAAATATTTGCAGGAAGGCAAAGAAAGCACCACGATTAATCTTGGAACCGGAAGCGGGAATTCGGTTTTGGAGATTGTAAATCAAGTACAGGAGTTAACGGGTATAAAATTTCCGGTGGGCAGTGGTGAGACACGAAAAGGTGAATATGCTGAGGTGTATGCCGATATTAGTCGGGCAACTGAGCTTTTGGGTTGGGTACCAAAGAGGACGGTCAAGGATAGTGTAGAATCACTCATAAAATGGTACAAAGGTCATCCCAAAGGTTGGGATCGATAA
- a CDS encoding lysylphosphatidylglycerol synthase transmembrane domain-containing protein — MKDTLKKIFFSKVFRVVFSAVLIFIAFKRVDMVGILVKIAGVPVWATLSILVYFLFGNILWSWRWSMLLLDKPRFKDIWEFTKASYIGNFYSIFLASTIGGDLVKWMPLMKRYPNLSKTRLMSSVLLDRMIGMSAFSAMAFIVVIVGKLLGYQFPDALFWFFIILFVGFCLFYILVFFFDFEKFVGKVAVLKKVFELMIVLKKENKNRVFKVLLFSFLWEPIWTIAYWLYSLIFDAGIGLIPIFIFVPIINLIIALPISIAGFGPREGLFVYFFSQIGIPSEKILLVSTYSGIIGVLCALIGGVMILISNLKSEDK, encoded by the coding sequence GTGAAGGATACGTTAAAGAAAATATTCTTTTCAAAAGTTTTTCGGGTAGTCTTTTCTGCCGTTTTGATTTTTATTGCCTTCAAAAGGGTGGATATGGTGGGTATATTGGTCAAAATCGCCGGTGTGCCGGTGTGGGCAACTCTGTCGATTTTGGTATATTTTTTGTTTGGAAATATTTTATGGTCGTGGAGATGGAGCATGCTTTTACTCGATAAACCTAGGTTTAAAGATATCTGGGAGTTTACAAAGGCGTCATATATTGGAAATTTTTATAGTATTTTTTTGGCCTCGACAATAGGAGGAGATTTGGTTAAGTGGATGCCGCTGATGAAGCGGTATCCGAATCTTTCAAAAACCCGGCTAATGAGCTCGGTATTGCTAGATAGGATGATCGGGATGTCTGCCTTTTCAGCTATGGCATTTATTGTGGTAATTGTCGGAAAGCTTTTGGGGTATCAGTTTCCGGACGCACTTTTTTGGTTTTTTATAATATTATTTGTGGGGTTTTGTTTGTTTTATATATTAGTATTCTTTTTTGATTTTGAAAAATTTGTGGGCAAAGTTGCTGTGTTGAAAAAAGTTTTTGAGCTAATGATAGTTTTGAAAAAAGAAAATAAAAATAGAGTCTTTAAAGTGCTTTTATTTTCCTTTTTATGGGAACCGATTTGGACTATTGCTTATTGGCTATATAGTTTGATTTTTGATGCCGGAATCGGGTTAATTCCGATTTTTATTTTTGTGCCGATTATCAATTTGATTATTGCTTTGCCGATATCGATTGCTGGTTTTGGCCCACGGGAGGGACTTTTTGTTTATTTCTTTTCCCAAATTGGGATACCAAGCGAAAAAATTTTGCTGGTGTCCACCTATAGCGGTATAATCGGAGTGCTGTGCGCCCTTATTGGCGGAGTGATGATTTTAATTAGTAATTTAAAGTCGGAGGATAAATAA
- a CDS encoding glycosyltransferase: MKFLLFSHISPPATDGGSRLLSQIGQHLSKNHTVETLSSDCQSTDDFINPRSKSQKNGLPVYKFLYRPFKLLSLIFPSILIFAKGPIFKFIPLVKTIIKIQKFKPDFVIAGPFPTTIPIYALIFSRLINPRPKLILIPCFHFSDPVFSKNILLNILRQADFIWSLTGFETTMYINKFGIHSNHILTLGASIDIDTTPLPKPKIGNQNLLYVGSFAAHKGIDVLIDSFSALSKKFSSLSLTLAGHPTLYSPFIYQKIQKLPKNLTQRITVIPNFKDCKLAAIIDKCSILVLPSKQESFGLVLLEAMSRKKPIITSDIPALAEMVDCSRAGKTFSINHPSDLKNVLDELLQDPTLRQKLGLCGYKYLQNSCNWDKIIDNLCQNIYP, encoded by the coding sequence ATGAAGTTCCTATTGTTTTCCCACATCTCCCCGCCAGCCACCGATGGGGGATCAAGACTCTTGTCCCAAATCGGCCAACACCTCTCCAAAAACCACACAGTAGAAACCTTATCTTCCGACTGTCAAAGCACCGATGATTTTATTAATCCCCGCTCCAAATCCCAAAAAAATGGCCTTCCAGTTTATAAGTTTCTTTACCGCCCCTTCAAATTACTGTCTCTGATTTTCCCCTCTATTTTGATTTTTGCCAAAGGCCCGATTTTTAAATTTATCCCGCTTGTTAAAACTATTATAAAAATCCAAAAGTTTAAACCTGACTTCGTAATTGCCGGGCCTTTCCCAACCACTATCCCGATCTATGCCCTGATTTTTTCAAGACTGATAAACCCCCGCCCAAAACTTATCCTGATCCCTTGTTTCCACTTTAGCGATCCCGTATTTTCAAAAAATATTCTCCTAAACATCTTAAGGCAAGCCGATTTTATCTGGTCTCTTACCGGTTTTGAAACCACCATGTACATTAATAAATTTGGTATCCACTCAAATCACATTCTCACTCTGGGGGCCAGTATAGACATAGACACAACTCCCTTGCCCAAACCCAAAATCGGCAATCAAAACTTACTCTATGTCGGTAGTTTTGCCGCTCACAAAGGTATCGATGTCCTAATCGACTCCTTTTCCGCTTTGTCCAAAAAATTCTCATCTCTATCACTCACTCTGGCCGGCCATCCTACTTTATATTCACCATTTATCTATCAAAAAATTCAAAAACTCCCAAAAAATTTAACTCAAAGAATTACGGTCATTCCCAACTTTAAAGATTGCAAGTTGGCCGCTATCATCGATAAATGCTCTATCCTTGTCTTGCCCTCAAAACAGGAGAGTTTTGGCCTGGTGCTCCTGGAGGCCATGAGCAGAAAAAAACCAATTATTACCAGTGACATCCCCGCTTTAGCGGAAATGGTTGATTGCTCCCGTGCCGGTAAAACATTCAGCATTAATCATCCGTCTGATTTGAAAAACGTTTTAGACGAATTGCTACAAGATCCGACGTTGAGACAAAAATTAGGTCTATGCGGATATAAGTACCTTCAAAACAGCTGTAATTGGGATAAAATAATAGATAACCTATGCCAAAATATCTATCCATAG
- a CDS encoding DUF192 domain-containing protein, with protein sequence MPKYLSIVAILILFGFLVYKILSKDSPKGVVTLAINNQNFDLEIAKSMGQKSAGLSGRPSLCKNCGMIFVYSTDGIYPFWMKDTLIPLDMIWISKDGVITDIFTAHPQPDTPITRLTLYQNTTPARYIIELNAGISTQIGLKPGNRIWIDPPTFP encoded by the coding sequence ATGCCAAAATATCTATCCATAGTTGCAATTCTAATCTTGTTCGGATTTCTGGTTTACAAAATCTTGTCAAAAGATTCACCCAAGGGAGTCGTCACCCTCGCCATCAACAATCAAAATTTCGATTTGGAGATTGCCAAAAGTATGGGGCAAAAAAGCGCCGGACTTTCGGGAAGACCCTCCCTGTGTAAAAACTGCGGTATGATTTTTGTTTATTCAACAGATGGTATATATCCGTTTTGGATGAAAGACACTCTTATCCCTCTTGACATGATTTGGATTAGCAAAGACGGAGTGATTACTGATATTTTTACCGCCCACCCGCAGCCCGATACCCCGATTACCAGGCTTACCCTCTATCAAAACACTACTCCCGCCCGATATATTATCGAGCTAAACGCCGGCATATCTACTCAAATCGGGCTAAAACCCGGTAATCGCATATGGATCGATCCCCCAACTTTTCCATAA
- a CDS encoding glycosyltransferase family 2 protein → MDRSPNFSIIIPNLNGSSYLKLCLPSLLTSVSNTRSSKFEIILIDNGSTDDSIDVFGNLLPPSDLLSTKIILHTKNTGVSAAFAQGIERSSFPWTVILNNDITFKPDWFPLISQAISKNNDPKVVTFLGTILNHDGSKIESQGLKFFYRGKCLNINNGKLYSSNDPSLQSSPTLIWGAPAACVVYHRDTILKVGNFDPDFFAYEEDVDLALRLSNLGYKTLYIPQAISYHLGGATSSKMGNFRHCMDAKNWFFIIIKNYSLKELRANLFPIIEERLRNLSYLVKKTPLRLVFNSIVATYWGVAKQIPAMIRKRKAIKKLIKSAT, encoded by the coding sequence ATGGATCGATCCCCCAACTTTTCCATAATAATTCCGAACTTGAACGGTAGTTCGTATCTGAAACTCTGTTTGCCTTCTCTTCTCACCTCGGTTTCTAACACCAGAAGCTCAAAATTTGAAATAATTCTTATCGATAACGGCTCAACCGACGACAGCATTGATGTTTTTGGCAATCTTTTGCCGCCATCCGACTTACTTTCAACCAAAATTATCCTGCATACCAAAAACACCGGTGTATCAGCGGCATTCGCGCAGGGGATAGAAAGATCGTCTTTCCCCTGGACTGTAATACTAAACAACGATATTACTTTCAAACCAGACTGGTTTCCTTTGATTTCACAAGCTATTTCCAAAAATAATGACCCAAAAGTTGTCACTTTTTTGGGCACCATCCTAAACCACGACGGTTCGAAAATTGAAAGCCAAGGGCTGAAATTTTTCTACCGTGGCAAATGCCTCAATATCAACAACGGAAAACTCTATAGCTCCAACGATCCATCGCTTCAAAGCTCTCCTACTCTAATTTGGGGGGCTCCCGCTGCCTGTGTCGTTTACCATCGCGATACTATTTTAAAAGTCGGCAACTTTGATCCTGACTTCTTTGCCTACGAAGAAGATGTGGATTTAGCTCTCCGGCTTAGTAACCTAGGTTACAAAACACTCTATATTCCGCAAGCTATCTCTTATCATTTGGGAGGCGCCACCTCCTCAAAGATGGGAAATTTCCGTCATTGCATGGACGCCAAAAATTGGTTTTTCATCATCATAAAAAATTACTCCCTCAAAGAATTAAGAGCCAATTTATTTCCCATTATTGAAGAAAGGCTGAGAAATTTGTCATATCTTGTAAAAAAAACCCCTCTCCGTCTAGTTTTTAATTCAATAGTTGCAACTTATTGGGGAGTAGCCAAACAAATTCCTGCCATGATTCGCAAGCGTAAAGCGATCAAAAAATTGATAAAATCAGCTACATGA
- a CDS encoding glycosyltransferase family 1 protein encodes MIICIDITSIPYGTGVSNYTLNLVRNLVRLDKGNNYKLFFSSFRLPIPSEITELKKYQNVKIYRYFLPISFLEIIWNRLHIFPIEFFVGKCDIFHTSDWTQPPTAQARTITTVHDLAPFLFPQWQHPKIIETHSRKLKLATKKCSRFICVSQNTKKDLLHFFPQICTDRISVIYEAAEDKYDKFVKLSKELQKKKKDIIHHQYGLNKFILAQGTREPRKNLTKLIEAFNLFKKANPRSTIELAIAGKYGWGQDVIHLKNPSVKILGYIPEKDMVALHASALCLVYPSLYEGFGLPIVKSMKVGTPVIAGNTSSLPEVSGNAAILVDPTSVGNIAKAIENIVKSPNLRRNLVNKGYKQAAKFSWNLVAKNTIDVYNSL; translated from the coding sequence ATGATCATCTGCATAGACATAACTTCGATTCCTTATGGCACGGGTGTCAGCAACTATACCCTCAACCTGGTCCGTAATTTGGTCAGACTGGACAAGGGCAATAATTATAAGTTATTTTTTTCGTCTTTCCGCCTGCCGATTCCCTCCGAAATCACTGAGCTGAAAAAGTACCAAAACGTCAAAATTTATCGCTATTTCCTACCCATCAGTTTTCTTGAAATTATCTGGAACCGTCTGCATATTTTCCCGATTGAATTTTTTGTCGGCAAATGCGACATTTTCCACACCTCAGACTGGACCCAACCACCCACCGCTCAAGCCAGAACCATAACCACCGTTCACGATCTAGCTCCGTTTTTATTCCCCCAGTGGCAACACCCGAAAATCATTGAAACCCACTCCCGTAAGCTAAAACTAGCCACCAAAAAATGCTCTCGGTTTATCTGTGTTTCCCAAAATACAAAAAAGGACCTCCTCCATTTTTTCCCTCAAATTTGTACCGACAGAATTTCGGTAATTTATGAAGCAGCCGAAGATAAATATGATAAATTCGTCAAACTTTCCAAAGAACTACAAAAGAAAAAAAAGGATATTATCCACCACCAATACGGACTTAACAAATTTATATTAGCTCAGGGAACCAGAGAACCACGAAAAAATCTTACCAAGCTTATCGAAGCCTTTAATCTCTTCAAAAAAGCTAACCCCAGAAGTACTATCGAGCTAGCTATTGCCGGCAAGTATGGTTGGGGACAAGATGTGATTCATCTTAAAAACCCATCTGTAAAAATACTGGGGTATATACCGGAAAAAGATATGGTGGCTCTCCACGCCAGTGCTCTTTGCCTGGTCTATCCCTCGCTTTATGAAGGTTTTGGCTTACCGATTGTAAAATCAATGAAAGTCGGCACCCCGGTCATCGCCGGTAATACTTCTTCCCTGCCAGAAGTAAGCGGAAATGCCGCTATCCTGGTAGATCCCACCAGTGTCGGTAATATCGCCAAAGCCATAGAAAACATTGTTAAGTCGCCCAATCTCCGCCGTAACCTAGTCAACAAAGGCTACAAACAGGCAGCAAAATTTAGTTGGAATTTAGTGGCAAAAAACACTATAGATGTTTATAACTCACTGTGA
- a CDS encoding glycosyltransferase family 1 protein yields the protein MIIGIDGNEANTYSRFGVGQYAFHTLIALYKLDYKNQYHIYLKNPPLPDLPPKRNNWTYHIFGPSRLWTKITLPLHLYFDRVKLDLFYSPGHYSPQFSPFPTMPTIHDLGYLQSPKQFTKKDFYQLKHWTENSLKSASHIVTVSEFSRLELMKIYQIPSTKITLARNGVGKPLPISNNLSDKILSKFKIKKPYFLCLGTLKPNKNIPFLIKAFSESKIADHQLVIAGKKGWLFDDIFEAVLKEKMENKIIFTDFISEKEKWALYQNAICLVIPSLYEGFGIPAIESMKVGTPVIASNIPSLSEVTGNAGLLVDPFDSKSLVSALRQLTNPKIRQKLSAKCLPQAKKFTWVNTARSLISAFTKVTRI from the coding sequence GTGATTATCGGCATCGATGGCAATGAGGCAAATACCTACTCCCGATTTGGGGTAGGACAGTATGCCTTTCACACGCTTATAGCCCTCTATAAACTCGACTATAAAAACCAATACCACATCTATCTAAAAAATCCACCGTTGCCTGATCTCCCGCCAAAAAGAAACAATTGGACCTATCATATCTTTGGCCCATCCCGACTCTGGACCAAAATAACTCTCCCCCTACACTTATATTTTGACCGAGTTAAACTCGATCTTTTTTATTCTCCGGGGCATTACTCTCCCCAATTTTCTCCCTTTCCCACCATGCCCACCATCCACGACCTTGGATATCTTCAATCCCCCAAGCAATTTACAAAAAAAGACTTTTATCAGCTGAAACATTGGACAGAAAATTCCTTAAAATCCGCCTCTCACATCGTTACGGTGTCCGAATTTTCCCGATTGGAGTTAATGAAAATCTATCAAATCCCATCCACAAAAATCACTCTCGCCAGAAACGGAGTAGGGAAGCCGCTTCCCATCTCAAACAACCTATCTGACAAGATTCTCTCAAAATTTAAGATAAAAAAACCATATTTTTTGTGTCTTGGGACCCTTAAACCAAATAAAAACATCCCCTTTCTAATCAAGGCTTTTTCCGAATCAAAAATTGCCGACCATCAGCTCGTCATTGCCGGAAAAAAGGGTTGGCTTTTTGATGATATTTTTGAGGCAGTTCTTAAGGAAAAAATGGAGAACAAAATAATATTTACGGATTTCATCAGCGAAAAAGAAAAATGGGCACTATACCAAAATGCTATCTGTCTGGTCATCCCAAGCCTCTACGAAGGTTTTGGCATCCCTGCCATTGAATCGATGAAAGTCGGCACTCCGGTAATTGCTAGCAACATCCCCTCTCTTTCTGAGGTAACAGGAAATGCCGGGCTGCTAGTAGACCCCTTCGATTCAAAAAGTCTGGTTTCAGCCCTCAGACAATTGACAAACCCGAAGATCCGTCAAAAGTTATCCGCCAAATGTTTACCTCAAGCCAAAAAGTTTACCTGGGTCAACACTGCCCGGTCCCTCATCTCTGCATTTACTAAAGTAACCAGGATTTAA
- a CDS encoding acyltransferase has translation MKDKNGKNLESGEVFEKISNRIGSVSLEFWLMVLRFVGFIPLHTVRKLFYLASGLKIPFFGSTIHIGANFFNPENITIGHDTIIGDHCFLDGRASLTIGSHVGIASQVLIYNDEHDINSPDYGNSFGPVTIEDYVFIGPRVIILPGVKIGRGAVIAAGAVVTKDIPALEIWGGVPAKKIKNREIKNLNYRLGRPMLFQ, from the coding sequence ATGAAAGATAAAAACGGCAAAAACCTTGAATCCGGGGAGGTCTTTGAAAAAATATCCAACCGCATCGGCTCAGTCAGTCTGGAATTTTGGCTGATGGTTCTTCGTTTTGTCGGGTTTATTCCCCTGCATACGGTACGAAAACTTTTTTATCTTGCCTCGGGTCTAAAAATTCCATTCTTTGGCTCTACCATCCATATTGGCGCCAACTTTTTTAATCCCGAAAACATAACAATTGGCCACGATACTATTATTGGCGACCACTGCTTTTTGGACGGACGAGCTTCGCTGACTATCGGCAGTCATGTCGGCATTGCTTCCCAAGTCTTAATCTACAACGATGAGCATGATATAAATTCACCCGATTACGGCAACTCATTTGGGCCAGTAACTATTGAGGATTATGTTTTTATTGGCCCTCGGGTCATTATTTTACCAGGAGTAAAAATTGGTAGGGGAGCGGTAATTGCCGCCGGAGCTGTTGTTACCAAAGACATCCCTGCCCTTGAAATCTGGGGAGGGGTACCGGCTAAAAAAATAAAAAATAGGGAGATAAAAAACTTAAATTATCGTCTCGGTCGACCAATGCTTTTCCAATGA